TTGGTCTTCCCGGATCAACCCTGGCCATATGACCAAAATATGCCTCACATGAAGTGGGGCACACTGATGTGAGTGTCTTCTTCAGGCTACCCCGGACTTGAGAGAAACTGTTAATTCTGTAGCTAATGCGTGCCCCAATCCAAATCGACTCGCACGTGTTGCCCATGTCTGCCCTCATCTCACACTGAGAGCAATTCACTGCTCGCTTGAGTCCTTCCCTTCGCAGCAGCCTGTTGACATTCAGCTTCACCCTGATGGGAGCTAGGATAATCGAAAGAAGCACCAGAAGAAGAAGCACCCCGATACTCATATCAAATAATTGCACATCTACCAGCCTTTAGTCTCAGACCTAAATCAAACACTCGAAGGTTTTGCACTAGCCCATTGTTTTGGACATTCCAGTTGACGTAGGAAGCGGACATTCTTTCTTCCAATGGATCTCATGCAATGCGCAAAATTGAACGGCTCCCAGGTACAATGCTGGACCTGCGAGCTTGAATGCAAAAAAGTTGGGAAATCGCTATTTTGGAGAATCGGCCACTCAAGATGTTGCACCCGAGGTGATACGAAGAGCATTGAAACCGCTTCCCAATCCAAGTACGGTTCATTTAGCCTGAAATCTCAACGAAATCAACGGACCGGCTTCCCGTCCCAAAATATCACCTCCCCCCACTCCGGAAACGAGGAGGACCATTTTGTGAACTGGATATCTATGCCTTCGACAGCAATCGTTTCTCGGCCACTTATTCTAGCAGTACCTTCCTCTATTCTGTCGTAAAATGAACTTTCATTGGCTGCCAAAAACTTACTGAACTGGAGTCCAACCTCTCTGTCCGGAGGCGTGAGAATATCGGAATATTGAACAGGTTTCCCGTCTACGATTGCTTCCCAATTAAGGAAAATAATCGTTTGGCCCGAGACCGTCCAAGCATTGACCGAGAGTAATTCGTATTGCTTGGATGATTTTTGCTCGTAAACGGAACGAAGCTGCAGGAGGCTCTCTGAGGACAATTCTTTGCCTCGATCCGGGTGGGCGATTCTATCTCCGGCGAAAGGAGCTTCGGCAACCGGAAAATCGAGAACAGGACCCCGGGAAGGAACAAGATCAAATCCATCACTACCGACATTAGTAAGCTGAAATAACCCGAAAGCAGCAATGATTGTGACCAGACTGCCGGTTAGTAGGCGCGTTCGTCGTTTCTGCTGTTGGATCTTTGATCGCAATATCATCCGCAATATTTCACGGTGCTGATCAGGAGGCCGGACATAAGGCGCACTTCGACGGATCAAATCGTCGAATTCTTCATCGGCACTCTTGGTATCATTTTCTGGTGTTTCCATAGCAAACCTCGATTCTTGGCGATCGACTTAGGATTCCAAACCAATTCGGCAATCAGCTCAATCCGCAGAACCTTCATTCTTCATACCGAATCGCGGGCCAGGGCCCTTGGGGTTGAGTCCCTTCAATTCCTTTTTTAGCCTCTCCCGGCCGCGCCTCAAATGAGATGACACAGTGCCCTCTGGGATTTTCAGGATATAGGCTATTTGCTTCACCGTTCTTCCCTCCCAGTAGTGAAGGAGGAATGTGTCCCGACAAGGCTGGGTTAACCTCATGACCGCCTGAAAGACGATACGCTGATCTTCCTCCAACAAAATCTGTATCAGAGCCGAGTTCGCGGAATCCGGATAGAAATCGTCATTAAGCTCGGTCTCTCGACGTTTCTTGCTCCTCCGATAGTGAGCCCTGAATTCGTTGGTCGCAATCTGGTACAGCCAGGACCCAAAACTCACTCCCCGCCAAGTAAACCGCCCAAGATTCTGTTGGGCCTTCAAGAATGTATCGGCGGTCAAGTCCTTGGCCAAATCCGGATCTAGGGTCATGCGATAAAGATACGCATAGATCCGACCATAGTACTTATCATAGAACAGGATTAATCTGTCTGGGTCTACAAGAGCCCACAACAGCCACCGTTTTTCGGTTTCCAGTACCATGTTTTGCTCGGAAATCCCTTCGATTCCATGGTGCGCGCCTTCTGGAACCATCAATAGTTAAACCCAATAAATGGGGATTTGAATGCACCTATTTTAAAGAAAACCAAAAAACTTACACGATCGGGGTCGTTTCAGGGTGATCGAAAGGAATAGTTTCTCAGATCATTTTGCTCCCTTCCAGAAAATCCAACGCACCGGGACTTCGGTCTTTCAGATCAAGGAAGAGCCTAATTGCCTCTTCCGTATTGGCTTTAACGGCCTCACAGTATTCCGGCGGTACTTCTGTGGCTGCCGGATCCTCGGACGACCATTTCGGAGCCAGAGCTGTAAAACAGATCCCGCACATACGAAGAGCCCAGCAATCCTCGCATCGATGCCTGACGGCTCCGAAGAGCCCTGAGAATAGATTCTCGACCTTTTCCAGGTCAATGCCTTGTTCTACATCTCCGATTACCAAGGACTCTCCAACGCGCTCACAGGGCTGAAATGAGCCATCAGTTCGTACGTGCAACCTCCGCTGACCAGGCTGACAGAATCCAGTGGGAGGATAGGGCCTGGGTAGGGGGCTGCGGGGACGGTGGTAGAGTCGCATCACATCGGTGTCGAAGAATTGGCGAAGGGTCGGACTTGGATCGACCGTCCCATCACCAGAGCGGTCTTTGAGATAGTAGTCCCGAGCGATATGCCAGTTAGTCCGCAATTGTTCTCCCGTTCCATCATCAGGGACCGCTGTTTCTGGATCGACTTCGGCCAGGTCAATGCCCTCCAGGTTCACCCGGTTCATGCGCACGTAGGGAGCTTTCGAAATCCCGAATTCCTCGAACAAGGGAAAGTGATCAAAATATTTCGCCACAGTCAGAAAATCGTATGGTGGCGTAATCGTAGCGACAAACGAAATCCTGGAAGCAGCTTCGGCGTCCAATTCAAGCACGGTTCTTAGTCCTTGAAGAACGGCTTCATGGGTTGGCCCCCCGTTGCGTGTGACCCGGAACCGATCGTGGGTCGCAGCAGGCCCATCTAGACTGACCTGGAGGTGGATCTTCTTATGAATGAG
This genomic window from Candidatus Latescibacterota bacterium contains:
- a CDS encoding radical SAM protein; this encodes MTQDRQSALGRVLNHKGKQYFFDVHSSEILHIDEVLASLLPVIGSPDEESCLSSLRGLHGDEAVDSAIVEFHTARSKEGLFLAERPEVASNCDSCLKWDRYQLELSHLTITLTDQCNLRCRYCLHSSSCSWVRPHRDRSLSKDAAVKALRFFGDRCGDSPHPNVSFYGGEPLLEFDLIKALVAEADEHPDWPDIRFTIDTNATLITEEVAEFLIHKKIHLQVSLDGPAATHDRFRVTRNGGPTHEAVLQGLRTVLELDAEAASRISFVATITPPYDFLTVAKYFDHFPLFEEFGISKAPYVRMNRVNLEGIDLAEVDPETAVPDDGTGEQLRTNWHIARDYYLKDRSGDGTVDPSPTLRQFFDTDVMRLYHRPRSPLPRPYPPTGFCQPGQRRLHVRTDGSFQPCERVGESLVIGDVEQGIDLEKVENLFSGLFGAVRHRCEDCWALRMCGICFTALAPKWSSEDPAATEVPPEYCEAVKANTEEAIRLFLDLKDRSPGALDFLEGSKMI
- a CDS encoding RNA polymerase sigma factor, whose product is MMVPEGAHHGIEGISEQNMVLETEKRWLLWALVDPDRLILFYDKYYGRIYAYLYRMTLDPDLAKDLTADTFLKAQQNLGRFTWRGVSFGSWLYQIATNEFRAHYRRSKKRRETELNDDFYPDSANSALIQILLEEDQRIVFQAVMRLTQPCRDTFLLHYWEGRTVKQIAYILKIPEGTVSSHLRRGRERLKKELKGLNPKGPGPRFGMKNEGSAD